One Streptomyces sp. NBC_00223 genomic window carries:
- a CDS encoding HAD family hydrolase, which yields MRYELVIFDNDGVLVDSEPISNQILADCLTEVGHPTTYEDSIRDFMGAAVHRVHDVVLERSGQTLPEGFNDAFHARVFAAFERELKPVDGVDVVLEKLAASGVPYCLASSGNHDRIRVALRTTGLYDRFDESRIFSSQDVGRGKPAPDLFLHAARTMGVAPERCAVVEDSPLGVQAARAAGMDVYGFTAMTPAAKLAAATALFGSMTELPDLLFRADGDLADRPGTPGS from the coding sequence GTGCGGTACGAACTGGTCATCTTCGACAACGACGGCGTCCTCGTCGACAGCGAGCCGATCTCCAACCAGATCCTGGCCGACTGTCTGACCGAGGTCGGCCACCCCACGACCTATGAGGACTCGATCCGCGACTTCATGGGCGCCGCCGTCCACCGTGTCCATGACGTCGTCCTGGAGCGGTCGGGGCAGACGCTGCCCGAGGGCTTCAACGACGCTTTTCACGCACGGGTGTTCGCGGCCTTCGAGCGTGAGCTGAAGCCGGTGGACGGCGTGGACGTCGTCCTGGAGAAGCTGGCCGCGAGCGGGGTGCCGTACTGCCTGGCGTCGTCCGGGAACCACGACCGGATTCGGGTGGCGCTGCGGACGACCGGGCTCTACGACAGGTTCGACGAGAGCCGGATCTTCTCCTCCCAGGATGTGGGCCGGGGCAAGCCGGCGCCGGACCTTTTCCTGCACGCCGCGCGGACCATGGGCGTCGCGCCCGAGCGGTGCGCGGTGGTGGAGGACAGCCCGCTGGGCGTCCAGGCGGCACGGGCGGCCGGGATGGATGTCTACGGATTCACCGCGATGACCCCGGCGGCCAAGCTGGCGGCCGCCACCGCGCTCTTCGGCAGCATGACCGAGCTGCCCGATCTGCTGTTCCGGGCCGACGGGGACCTGGCAGACCGTCCGGGGACGCCCGGCTCATAG
- a CDS encoding ABC transporter permease, with product MNLDRTLATARRVLRQLRHDPRTIALMLVVPCVLLTLLKYVFDDSPRTFDSAGASLLGIFPLVTMFLVTSIATLRERTSGTLERLLSMPLAKADLLAGYALAFGTVAIAQAALATGLSVLVLGLDVAGSAWLLLLVCLADAFLGIALGLFVSAFAASEFQAVQFMPAVVLPQTLLCGLFVPRGSMQPVLSGLSDVLPMSYAVDGMSQVVRHTGVTGDFVRDLAVVAGCALLALGLGAATLRRRTA from the coding sequence ATGAACCTCGACCGCACCCTCGCCACCGCCCGCCGCGTCCTGCGCCAGCTCCGCCACGACCCGCGCACGATCGCCCTGATGCTCGTCGTCCCCTGCGTCCTGCTGACCCTGCTCAAGTACGTGTTCGACGACAGCCCCCGTACCTTCGACTCCGCGGGCGCCTCGCTGCTGGGGATCTTCCCGCTCGTCACGATGTTCCTGGTCACGTCCATCGCCACCCTGCGCGAACGCACCTCGGGCACCCTGGAACGCCTGCTCAGCATGCCGCTGGCCAAGGCCGATCTGCTCGCCGGGTACGCCCTCGCCTTCGGGACCGTCGCCATCGCCCAGGCCGCCCTCGCCACCGGTCTGAGCGTCCTGGTCCTCGGCCTCGACGTCGCGGGCTCCGCCTGGCTGCTGCTCCTGGTCTGCCTCGCCGACGCCTTCCTCGGCATCGCCCTCGGCCTGTTCGTCAGCGCCTTCGCGGCCAGCGAGTTCCAGGCCGTGCAGTTCATGCCCGCAGTGGTGCTCCCGCAGACCCTGCTCTGCGGACTGTTCGTCCCGCGCGGCTCGATGCAGCCGGTCCTCAGCGGACTGTCCGACGTGCTGCCGATGTCGTACGCCGTGGACGGCATGAGCCAGGTCGTCCGGCACACCGGCGTGACCGGCGACTTCGTCCGCGACCTGGCCGTCGTCGCGGGCTGCGCGCTGCTCGCGCTGGGCCTGGGAGCCGCGACCCTGCGGCGCCGTACGGCCTGA
- a CDS encoding acetoin utilization protein AcuC, whose amino-acid sequence MSGRAQLMWDEQVTKYDFGSRHPMDPVRLELTRSLIRAFGLDGALSVVAAPPAGDSTLALVHRADYLAAVRQASQHPRAADTAYGIGTEDNPAFAGMHEVSALIAGQSVAAAEAVWRGDVSHAVNFAGGLHHAMPAAAAGFCVYNDAALAVARLLELGAERVVYVDVDVHHGDGVQTAFWDDPRVLTISLHEHPGTLFPYTGWPEETGGPAAEGGAVNIALPAGTGDAGWLRAFHAVVPELVAAFRPQVLVSQHGADTHFEDPLGHFAVSLDSQRLVAETCHTLAHEHAEGRWLALGGGGYAVTDVVPRTWTHLVAIAAGVPVAPETLIPEEWRHQVYARTRATAPLRMTDGRTPVWAGFDDAGYDPADRIDQAILATRRAAFPLHGLLP is encoded by the coding sequence ATGAGCGGCCGCGCACAGCTGATGTGGGATGAGCAGGTAACCAAGTACGACTTCGGGTCCAGACACCCGATGGACCCGGTGCGGCTGGAGCTGACCCGGAGCCTGATCCGGGCCTTCGGGCTCGACGGCGCGCTCTCGGTGGTCGCGGCCCCGCCGGCCGGGGACTCGACCCTGGCCCTGGTGCACCGGGCGGACTATCTGGCCGCGGTACGGCAGGCGTCGCAGCACCCGCGCGCCGCGGACACGGCGTACGGGATCGGCACCGAGGACAATCCGGCCTTCGCCGGGATGCACGAGGTCTCGGCGCTGATCGCCGGTCAGTCGGTGGCCGCGGCCGAGGCGGTGTGGCGGGGGGACGTCTCGCACGCGGTGAACTTCGCGGGCGGGCTGCACCACGCGATGCCCGCCGCCGCCGCGGGGTTCTGCGTCTACAACGACGCGGCGCTCGCCGTGGCACGGCTGCTGGAGCTGGGGGCCGAACGGGTGGTGTACGTCGATGTGGACGTGCACCACGGCGACGGCGTGCAGACGGCCTTCTGGGACGACCCCCGGGTGCTGACGATCTCCCTGCACGAACACCCGGGGACGCTCTTCCCCTACACAGGCTGGCCGGAGGAGACGGGCGGGCCCGCGGCGGAGGGCGGCGCCGTCAACATCGCGCTGCCCGCCGGCACCGGGGACGCGGGGTGGCTGCGGGCCTTCCACGCGGTGGTGCCGGAGCTGGTCGCGGCCTTCCGGCCGCAGGTCCTGGTCAGCCAGCACGGGGCCGACACCCACTTCGAGGACCCGCTCGGCCACTTCGCGGTGTCGCTGGACTCGCAGCGGCTGGTGGCGGAGACGTGCCACACGCTGGCCCACGAGCACGCGGAGGGCCGCTGGCTTGCCCTCGGCGGTGGCGGCTACGCGGTCACCGACGTCGTACCGCGCACCTGGACCCACCTGGTCGCCATCGCGGCCGGGGTGCCGGTGGCGCCGGAGACGCTGATCCCCGAGGAGTGGCGGCACCAGGTCTACGCCAGGACCCGGGCGACGGCTCCGCTGCGCATGACGGACGGGCGTACGCCGGTCTGGGCCGGTTTCGACGACGCCGGGTACGACCCCGCGGACCGGATCGACCAGGCCATCCTCGCGACCCGCCGGGCCGCCTTCCCGCTGCACGGCCTCCTGCCGTAG
- the proC gene encoding pyrroline-5-carboxylate reductase translates to MSQQQKVAVLGTGKIGEALLSGMIRAGWAPADLLVTARRPERAAELRDRYGVEAVTNAEAAKSADTLILAVKPQDMGTLLDELAPHLGADRLVISAAAGIPTGFFEDRLADGIAVVRVMPNTPVLVDEGMSVISAGQHADETHLVRTEAIFQPVGKTLRVPEKQQDAATALSGSGPAYFYYLVEAMTDAGILLGLPRAQAHDLIVQSAIGAAVMLRDSGEHPVKLREAVTSPAGTTISAIRELENHGVRAALIAALEAARDRSRELASGK, encoded by the coding sequence ATGAGCCAGCAGCAGAAAGTCGCCGTCCTCGGCACCGGGAAGATCGGCGAGGCCCTGCTCTCCGGCATGATCCGGGCCGGCTGGGCCCCCGCCGACCTCCTCGTCACCGCCCGCCGCCCGGAACGCGCCGCCGAACTGCGCGACCGCTACGGCGTCGAGGCCGTCACCAACGCCGAGGCCGCCAAGAGCGCCGACACCCTGATCCTCGCGGTCAAGCCGCAGGACATGGGCACCCTCCTGGACGAACTCGCGCCCCACCTCGGCGCCGACCGGCTCGTCATCAGCGCCGCCGCCGGTATCCCGACCGGCTTCTTCGAAGACCGCCTCGCCGACGGCATCGCGGTGGTCCGGGTCATGCCGAACACCCCCGTCCTGGTGGACGAGGGCATGTCCGTCATCTCCGCCGGACAGCACGCGGACGAGACCCACCTCGTGCGCACGGAGGCGATCTTCCAGCCGGTCGGCAAGACCCTCCGGGTGCCCGAGAAGCAGCAGGACGCCGCCACCGCGCTGTCCGGCTCCGGGCCCGCGTACTTCTACTACCTGGTCGAGGCCATGACCGACGCCGGCATCCTGCTCGGCCTGCCGCGCGCCCAGGCCCACGACCTCATCGTCCAGTCCGCGATCGGCGCCGCCGTGATGCTCCGCGACAGCGGCGAACACCCGGTCAAGCTGCGCGAGGCCGTCACCTCCCCGGCCGGCACCACCATCAGCGCCATCCGCGAACTGGAGAACCACGGCGTCCGCGCGGCCCTGATCGCCGCACTGGAGGCCGCCCGCGACCGCAGCCGCGAGCTGGCCTCCGGCAAGTAG
- a CDS encoding helix-turn-helix domain-containing protein, with protein sequence MSVTESRPLNEVVFLTVAEVAAVMRVSKMTVYRLVHSGHLPAIRVGRSFRVPEQAVHDYLRESYVGVESA encoded by the coding sequence ATGTCCGTAACTGAAAGTCGGCCTCTCAACGAGGTCGTATTCCTTACCGTCGCCGAAGTGGCGGCGGTGATGCGAGTGTCGAAGATGACGGTGTACCGGCTGGTGCACAGCGGTCATCTGCCGGCGATTCGCGTGGGTCGGTCCTTCCGGGTTCCGGAGCAGGCCGTCCACGACTACCTCCGCGAGTCCTACGTGGGGGTGGAATCTGCCTGA
- a CDS encoding lysophospholipid acyltransferase family protein, with amino-acid sequence MGDAKVIPFDDDARGRRAGAGRARPRGRKQGPAGASGSGPGADSASGTGTGSGSGASASGRAGEHGPLSSVPEAAQAPAEDEAAAEDRTPETGSEGPAKPSDTPSEAPGEGPPAPEPPSASSSPSLADALGGVADRLLGGSWERKVASGLAFLRRRVTGEYEVDEFGYDAELTDQVLMSLLRPLYETYFRVEVKGVENIPAEGGALVVSNHSGTLPIDALMTQVAVHDHHPAGRHLRLLGADLVFMLPLVNDLARKAGHTLACAEDAQLLLERGEVVGVMPEGFKGLGKPFAERYKLQRFGRGGFVATALRTKVPIIPCSVVGAEEIYPMIGNSRTLARVLGIPYFPLTPTFPWLGPLGMIPLPTKWTIQFGEPIPTDDYPPEAADDPMLVFNLTDQVRETIQHTLYELLVERRSVFF; translated from the coding sequence ATGGGGGACGCCAAGGTCATTCCCTTCGACGACGACGCGCGGGGGCGGCGCGCGGGCGCGGGACGGGCCCGGCCGCGCGGCCGCAAGCAGGGCCCGGCCGGTGCTTCCGGTTCGGGGCCGGGCGCGGATTCCGCTTCCGGTACCGGTACGGGTTCCGGTTCGGGCGCTTCGGCTTCGGGGCGGGCCGGGGAGCACGGGCCGCTGTCGTCCGTGCCCGAGGCCGCGCAGGCGCCGGCGGAGGACGAGGCGGCAGCGGAGGACCGTACTCCGGAAACGGGCTCAGAGGGGCCCGCCAAGCCCTCTGACACGCCCTCTGAGGCCCCCGGGGAGGGTCCGCCGGCTCCTGAGCCGCCCTCAGCGTCCTCCTCGCCTTCCCTCGCCGACGCGCTCGGCGGCGTCGCGGACAGGCTGCTCGGCGGGTCCTGGGAGCGGAAGGTCGCCTCGGGGCTGGCCTTTCTGCGCCGCCGGGTGACCGGGGAGTACGAGGTCGACGAGTTCGGGTACGACGCCGAGCTGACCGACCAGGTGCTGATGTCGCTGCTGCGCCCGCTGTACGAGACGTACTTCCGGGTCGAGGTGAAGGGCGTCGAGAACATCCCGGCCGAGGGCGGCGCCCTGGTGGTGTCCAACCACTCCGGGACGCTGCCGATCGACGCGCTGATGACCCAGGTCGCCGTGCACGACCACCACCCGGCCGGACGGCATCTGCGCCTGCTCGGCGCGGACCTGGTGTTCATGCTGCCGCTGGTCAACGACCTGGCCAGAAAGGCCGGGCACACCCTGGCGTGCGCGGAGGACGCCCAACTGCTGCTGGAGCGCGGGGAGGTCGTCGGGGTGATGCCCGAGGGCTTCAAGGGCCTCGGGAAGCCCTTCGCCGAGCGCTACAAGCTGCAACGCTTCGGCCGCGGGGGCTTCGTGGCGACCGCGCTCAGGACGAAGGTGCCGATCATTCCATGTTCGGTCGTGGGCGCGGAGGAGATCTATCCGATGATCGGCAACTCCCGTACCCTCGCGCGTGTCCTCGGCATCCCGTACTTCCCGCTGACCCCGACGTTCCCCTGGCTGGGGCCGCTCGGCATGATTCCGCTTCCGACGAAGTGGACCATTCAGTTCGGCGAGCCGATCCCCACGGACGACTATCCGCCGGAGGCCGCGGACGACCCGATGCTGGTCTTCAACCTGACCGACCAGGTGCGCGAGACCATCCAGCACACGCTGTACGAACTCCTCGTGGAACGGCGGTCGGTGTTCTTCTGA
- a CDS encoding MFS transporter produces the protein MDDAHPATRPRSLRYGRAALAVSFFAQGALFALLVTRIPAIQDRYGIGDGLLPVFLAAVPILAGAGSVVTEHLVKRVRPSVVLRWTQPVVGLVLVGLGAGNRLWVAAVMLALFGVCVGGLDASMNMLGVSLQRAYGQSIMLGFHAAYSLGGIVGASLAWSGAHWHISLFALYGPAVAALIPLTLAASRWYTDQERTPAGQPRETQPVVMRLLMPLCLVMAFAYIGDSTVSNWSAKYLEDTLHSSEQLSTVPYAVYMVTTLIGRSVGDFGVRRFGAAAVVRLGTVVAMAGFAVVATAPGAWFGMLGFTLLGLGLCVIVPQTFAAAGRLFPGASDSAIARLNIFNYVGFLVGSPLVGALGDAWSYRGAMVVPMVLVGATLLYAKSFEAGPGGYGVGHERPRTADVG, from the coding sequence ATGGACGACGCTCACCCGGCGACCCGCCCGCGCTCTCTGCGGTACGGCCGCGCCGCCCTCGCGGTCAGCTTCTTCGCGCAGGGAGCGCTCTTCGCGCTGCTCGTGACCCGTATCCCGGCGATCCAGGACCGCTACGGCATCGGCGACGGGCTGCTTCCGGTCTTCCTGGCCGCCGTGCCGATCCTGGCCGGGGCCGGCAGCGTCGTCACCGAGCACCTGGTCAAGCGGGTGCGGCCGAGCGTCGTACTGCGCTGGACACAGCCGGTGGTGGGGCTGGTGCTGGTCGGCCTGGGGGCCGGGAACCGGCTGTGGGTGGCGGCGGTCATGCTGGCGCTGTTCGGGGTGTGCGTCGGCGGGCTTGACGCGTCGATGAACATGCTCGGGGTGAGCCTCCAGCGGGCCTACGGGCAGAGCATCATGCTCGGCTTCCACGCCGCCTACAGCCTCGGCGGGATCGTCGGTGCCTCGCTGGCGTGGTCGGGGGCGCACTGGCACATCTCGCTCTTCGCCCTCTACGGGCCCGCGGTCGCCGCCCTCATCCCCCTGACGCTGGCGGCCAGCCGCTGGTACACCGACCAGGAGCGGACTCCGGCCGGGCAGCCGAGGGAGACCCAGCCGGTCGTGATGCGGCTGCTGATGCCGCTCTGCCTGGTGATGGCCTTCGCGTACATCGGGGACTCGACGGTCTCCAACTGGAGCGCGAAGTACCTGGAGGACACGCTGCACAGCTCCGAGCAGCTGTCGACCGTGCCCTACGCCGTCTACATGGTGACGACGCTCATCGGACGCTCGGTGGGGGACTTCGGGGTGCGGCGGTTCGGCGCCGCGGCGGTCGTACGGCTGGGGACGGTGGTCGCGATGGCCGGGTTCGCGGTGGTCGCGACGGCGCCGGGGGCCTGGTTCGGCATGCTCGGATTCACTCTGCTGGGGCTCGGGCTGTGTGTGATCGTGCCGCAGACCTTCGCGGCGGCCGGGCGGCTCTTCCCGGGGGCGTCGGACTCGGCGATCGCCCGGCTGAACATCTTCAACTACGTGGGCTTCCTCGTCGGTTCGCCGCTGGTGGGGGCCCTCGGGGACGCCTGGAGCTACCGGGGGGCGATGGTCGTCCCGATGGTGCTGGTGGGCGCGACGCTGCTGTACGCCAAGTCCTTCGAGGCGGGGCCCGGCGGGTACGGTGTCGGTCATGAGCGGCCGCGCACAGCTGATGTGGGATGA
- a CDS encoding NAD-dependent epimerase/dehydratase family protein, whose amino-acid sequence MGKVVLVTGAARQLVGRYVRRVQREPEVGRVIAVDAVPPEHDLGDAEFVRADIRQPLIGKVLAQHSVDTVVHLDVSGTTPGTGGRTQAKETNVIGTMQLLGACQKAPTVRRLVVKSTTSVYGSAPRDPAVLTETTPVKSLPSGGFAKDAVEVEGYVRGFARRRPDVAVAVLRFANILGPRADTPLVEYFDLPVLPTVFGYDPRLQFVHEDDVVEVLVVASTEARRGTLNSGTFNIAGDGVLLLSQSARRLGKPTVPVLLPAVTWVGQLLRTAGVTDFSREQIRLLTHGRVVDTRQMRETLGFTPEYTTAETFHDFARSRGPGLLPLARMGRAVDRLAALVPHDGDAGERG is encoded by the coding sequence GTGGGCAAGGTGGTCCTGGTCACGGGCGCGGCGCGGCAGCTCGTCGGCCGCTATGTCCGGCGGGTGCAGCGGGAGCCCGAGGTCGGGCGGGTGATCGCGGTCGACGCGGTGCCGCCGGAGCACGACCTGGGCGACGCGGAGTTCGTCCGCGCGGACATCAGACAGCCGCTGATCGGCAAGGTGCTCGCGCAGCACTCCGTCGACACGGTGGTCCATCTCGACGTCAGCGGCACCACCCCGGGCACCGGCGGCCGTACGCAGGCCAAGGAGACCAACGTCATCGGCACGATGCAGCTGCTCGGCGCGTGCCAGAAGGCGCCCACCGTACGGCGGCTGGTGGTGAAGTCGACCACCAGCGTCTACGGTTCGGCGCCGCGCGACCCCGCGGTGCTCACCGAGACGACCCCGGTGAAGTCCCTGCCCAGCGGCGGTTTCGCGAAGGACGCGGTCGAGGTCGAGGGCTATGTGCGCGGCTTCGCGCGGCGGCGGCCGGATGTCGCGGTCGCGGTGCTGCGGTTCGCCAACATCCTCGGGCCGCGCGCGGACACCCCGCTCGTGGAGTACTTCGACCTGCCGGTGCTGCCGACGGTCTTCGGCTACGACCCCCGGCTGCAGTTCGTCCACGAGGACGACGTGGTCGAGGTGCTGGTCGTCGCGTCGACCGAGGCCCGGCGCGGAACGCTGAACAGCGGCACGTTCAACATCGCGGGCGACGGTGTGCTGTTGCTGTCGCAGAGCGCCCGGCGGCTGGGCAAGCCGACCGTGCCCGTACTGCTGCCGGCCGTCACCTGGGTCGGGCAACTGCTGCGCACGGCGGGCGTCACGGACTTCTCCCGGGAGCAGATCCGGCTGCTCACGCACGGCAGGGTGGTGGACACCCGCCAGATGCGTGAGACGCTCGGATTCACGCCGGAGTACACCACGGCGGAGACCTTTCACGACTTCGCCCGCAGCCGCGGCCCCGGGCTGCTGCCGCTGGCCCGGATGGGCCGGGCCGTGGACCGGCTCGCGGCGCTGGTGCCGCACGACGGTGACGCGGGAGAGCGCGGGTGA
- the trpS gene encoding tryptophan--tRNA ligase: MSSNARILSGIKPTGHLTLGNYLGALRRWVEEDQHRAEAYFCVVDLHALTVEHDPARVRRLSRQAASVMLAAGLDPQVCSVFVQSHVDEHARLSYVLECVASDGEMRRMIQYKEKSARAQAAGQSVRLSLLTYPVLMAADILAYGATEVPVGDDQAQHVELTRDLAERFNQRYGHTFVIPRATLPAVAARVMDLQDPTTKMGKSHDATSGIIYLLDEPEVITKKVRRAVTDSEPGVSYDRQARPGVANLLEILSACTGKEPAVLAESYDGSGVLKQDTAEAVVELLRPLRTRHAEISADQGYLDGVLREGAARARALARPTVDAAYRAIGLLPPA; this comes from the coding sequence ATGAGCAGCAACGCCCGCATCTTGAGCGGTATCAAACCCACCGGGCATCTGACCCTGGGGAACTACCTCGGGGCGCTCCGGCGCTGGGTCGAAGAGGACCAGCACCGGGCGGAGGCGTACTTCTGCGTGGTGGATCTGCACGCGCTCACCGTCGAGCACGACCCCGCGCGGGTTCGCCGGCTGAGTCGGCAGGCGGCGAGTGTGATGCTCGCGGCCGGGCTCGACCCTCAGGTGTGCTCGGTGTTCGTGCAGAGCCATGTGGACGAGCACGCGCGGCTGAGTTACGTGCTGGAGTGCGTGGCGTCCGACGGGGAGATGCGGCGGATGATCCAGTACAAGGAGAAGTCGGCGCGGGCCCAGGCCGCCGGGCAGAGCGTACGGCTGTCGCTGCTGACGTACCCCGTGCTGATGGCGGCGGACATCCTGGCGTACGGCGCCACCGAGGTGCCGGTCGGCGACGACCAGGCCCAGCATGTGGAGCTGACCCGGGATCTGGCCGAGCGGTTCAACCAGCGCTACGGGCACACCTTCGTGATCCCGAGGGCCACCCTTCCCGCGGTGGCCGCGCGGGTGATGGATCTGCAGGACCCCACCACGAAGATGGGCAAGTCGCACGACGCGACCTCCGGGATCATCTATCTGCTCGACGAGCCCGAGGTGATCACGAAGAAGGTGCGGCGGGCGGTGACCGACAGCGAGCCGGGGGTCTCGTACGACCGGCAGGCGCGGCCCGGGGTGGCGAATCTGCTGGAGATCCTGTCCGCCTGTACAGGCAAGGAGCCGGCCGTGCTCGCGGAGTCCTACGACGGGAGCGGTGTGCTCAAGCAGGACACGGCGGAGGCGGTGGTGGAGCTGCTGCGGCCGCTGCGTACCCGGCACGCGGAGATCAGCGCGGACCAGGGATACCTGGACGGGGTGCTGCGGGAGGGGGCGGCGCGGGCCCGGGCCCTCGCCCGGCCGACCGTGGACGCGGCCTACCGGGCGATCGGGCTGCTGCCGCCTGCGTGA
- a CDS encoding 30S ribosomal protein bS22, whose amino-acid sequence MGSVIKKRRKRMAKKKHRKLLKRTRVQRRNKK is encoded by the coding sequence GTGGGCTCTGTCATCAAGAAGCGGCGCAAGCGTATGGCCAAGAAGAAGCACCGCAAGCTTCTGAAGCGGACGCGAGTTCAGCGCCGTAACAAGAAGTAA
- a CDS encoding phosphatase produces the protein MLSVSALRAHLVAARLAGPVSTSREHSLRSYRAFAARDPRQTLGLDPEGTWTPAELLRLMADRCGVSPDPAQTSGQDVIDPDCTVAALDAFAERLARAAHDRIPVLLGTGHPHRLLGFYASLAAALSAAGCAVLTPSYGRCMDMPTQFGVRRHHLRYVGGVAVVRQVGAEGGPRSAEESTELGAHTHSPLPVRAALGAAAEQGGVLPKLVVGDHGFVCGAGQLGIEAIGLADSDDPAVFVAEAEGRVSVAVPLDDTVRSDYYRPLTRYVLHQAWLAQ, from the coding sequence GTGCTAAGCGTCAGCGCCCTCCGCGCCCACCTCGTAGCCGCCAGGCTCGCCGGCCCCGTCTCCACGTCCCGCGAGCACAGCCTGCGCAGCTACCGCGCGTTCGCCGCCCGCGACCCCCGCCAGACCCTCGGCCTGGACCCGGAGGGCACCTGGACCCCCGCCGAGCTGCTGCGGCTCATGGCCGACCGCTGCGGGGTCTCCCCGGACCCGGCCCAGACGTCGGGGCAGGACGTCATCGATCCGGACTGCACGGTGGCCGCGCTGGACGCCTTCGCGGAACGCCTGGCCCGGGCGGCGCACGACCGTATTCCTGTCCTCTTGGGCACAGGACATCCACACCGTCTCCTCGGTTTCTACGCATCTTTGGCCGCCGCTCTGTCGGCGGCGGGCTGCGCTGTCCTCACACCGTCGTACGGCCGCTGTATGGACATGCCCACTCAGTTCGGCGTACGTCGACACCATCTCAGGTACGTCGGCGGGGTCGCGGTCGTCCGGCAGGTGGGGGCCGAAGGGGGTCCCCGCAGCGCGGAGGAGAGCACCGAACTGGGGGCTCACACCCACTCGCCGCTGCCGGTCAGGGCGGCGCTGGGAGCCGCCGCGGAGCAGGGCGGAGTGCTGCCGAAACTGGTCGTCGGAGATCATGGATTCGTCTGCGGAGCAGGTCAGTTGGGGATTGAGGCCATCGGTCTGGCGGACTCCGACGACCCCGCCGTCTTCGTCGCGGAGGCCGAGGGAAGGGTCTCGGTGGCGGTGCCCCTGGACGACACCGTGCGGTCCGATTACTACCGGCCACTGACCCGGTATGTACTCCATCAGGCGTGGCTCGCACAGTAA
- a CDS encoding ABC transporter ATP-binding protein, with amino-acid sequence MMNNASGPAVEAAGLRVVRGGRTVLDDLAFTVPRARITGLLGPSGCGKSTLMRAVVGSQAHVSGTLDVLGRPAGHRELRPRVGYVTQSPSVYGDLTARQNLDYYAAVLGIPRRDRADSVAATLHDVDLVSHADVLAGSLSGGQRGRVSLAVALLGAPELLVLDEPTVGLDPVLRRDLWQLFHRLAEERGTTLLVSSHVMDEAERCHRLLLLRDGRLLADDTPDDLRTRTGAATVEDAFLHLVDQADQAEQAEQAERAERAEQAGRSGQAGQSEEGTSR; translated from the coding sequence ATGATGAATAATGCCTCCGGGCCCGCGGTCGAGGCGGCCGGCCTCCGGGTCGTACGCGGCGGCCGTACGGTGCTCGACGACCTCGCCTTCACCGTCCCCCGAGCCCGTATCACCGGCCTCCTCGGGCCCAGCGGCTGCGGAAAGTCCACCCTCATGCGGGCGGTCGTCGGCTCGCAGGCCCATGTCAGCGGCACCCTCGACGTCCTCGGCCGGCCCGCGGGCCACCGTGAACTGCGCCCCCGCGTCGGCTACGTCACCCAGTCGCCCTCCGTCTACGGCGACCTCACCGCCCGGCAGAACCTCGACTACTACGCCGCCGTACTCGGCATCCCCCGCCGCGACCGCGCCGACAGTGTCGCCGCGACCCTGCACGACGTGGACCTCGTCTCCCACGCCGACGTGCTCGCCGGCTCGCTCTCCGGCGGTCAGCGCGGGCGGGTCTCCCTCGCCGTCGCCCTGCTCGGCGCGCCCGAACTCCTCGTCCTGGACGAGCCGACCGTCGGCCTCGACCCCGTGCTGCGCCGCGATCTGTGGCAGCTCTTCCACCGCCTCGCCGAGGAACGCGGCACCACGCTGCTGGTCTCCTCCCACGTCATGGACGAGGCCGAACGCTGCCACCGCCTGCTCCTGTTGCGCGACGGACGCCTCCTCGCCGACGACACCCCCGACGACCTGCGCACCCGTACCGGCGCCGCCACCGTGGAGGACGCCTTCCTGCACCTCGTGGACCAGGCGGACCAGGCAGAACAGGCGGAACAGGCGGAACGGGCCGAACGGGCCGAACAAGCCGGTCGGTCCGGTCAGGCCGGTCAGTCCGAGGAAGGAACCTCCCGATGA